The following proteins are encoded in a genomic region of Rudaeicoccus suwonensis:
- a CDS encoding methylated-DNA--[protein]-cysteine S-methyltransferase: MTTRHTTMEHTPIGVLTLVAEDDALSGIFMQQHRHRPPTQTFGPAVSPDDDVLAEVARQLTEYFSGERRDFDLPLAQHGTDFQRRVWRGLLDIEYGQTWSYGQLAAHIGAPGSSRAVGLANGRNPISIVVPCHRVVGASGSMTGYGGGIERKAWLLNLERPPVEGALF; encoded by the coding sequence ATGACGACCAGACACACCACGATGGAACACACGCCGATCGGCGTGCTGACACTGGTGGCCGAGGATGACGCGCTTAGTGGCATCTTCATGCAGCAGCACCGTCACCGCCCGCCGACGCAGACCTTCGGGCCGGCGGTGTCACCCGACGACGACGTGCTCGCCGAGGTGGCTCGTCAGCTGACGGAGTATTTCTCCGGCGAGCGCCGCGACTTCGATCTGCCGTTGGCTCAGCACGGCACCGATTTCCAACGCCGTGTATGGCGCGGACTCCTCGACATCGAGTACGGCCAGACGTGGTCGTACGGGCAACTGGCGGCCCATATCGGCGCGCCGGGCAGCAGTCGGGCAGTAGGGCTGGCCAACGGCCGCAACCCGATCTCGATCGTGGTGCCCTGCCACCGGGTGGTGGGCGCCTCCGGCAGCATGACCGGTTACGGCGGCGGGATCGAACGAAAGGCATGGTTGCTGAACCTGGAACGCCCGCCCGTGGAGGGGGCTTTGTTCTGA
- a CDS encoding histone-like nucleoid-structuring protein Lsr2, with amino-acid sequence MAQRVQILLEDDIDGSEASETVVFALDGKTYEIDLAAANAAKLRDSFAKWIGYARPMKNRARTTGATRQSNPRGDLNKIREWGRSNGYKVSDRGRVSAELQEAYAKANG; translated from the coding sequence ATGGCTCAGCGGGTGCAGATCCTGCTAGAGGACGACATCGACGGCTCGGAAGCATCCGAGACTGTCGTTTTCGCGCTCGACGGCAAGACGTATGAGATCGATCTCGCCGCGGCGAATGCTGCAAAGCTTCGTGACTCTTTCGCGAAGTGGATCGGCTATGCACGTCCCATGAAGAACCGCGCGCGTACGACTGGCGCCACTCGCCAGAGCAACCCTCGCGGCGACCTGAACAAGATTCGTGAGTGGGGCCGTTCCAACGGATACAAGGTCAGCGACCGCGGTCGTGTCTCGGCCGAGTTGCAAGAGGCCTACGCCAAGGCAAACGGCTGA
- a CDS encoding Ku protein has product MRAIWKGAVSFGLVNVPVRLYSATENHDVQFRQVHRADGGRIRYRRVCAIDGEEVSYDDIAKGYETQDGAMVVLTDDDLADLPISTSKEIAVDKFVPSDQIDPLYLDKCYYLEPDASAVKPYVLLREALTDTDRVALVTVSLRTRMTVALLRVRGEVIVLQTLLWPDEVRPQEFDVLDEDDTEVKPAELSMAHLLVESLAGDYDPHDYVDDYEEAVKQVVEAKLAGGEVAVAPEPEDDGGEVLDLLAALQQSVDRAKKARGESDDDEAEQKPTSEAKAATKSGKGKKRKAG; this is encoded by the coding sequence ATGCGCGCTATCTGGAAGGGCGCCGTGTCCTTCGGTCTGGTGAACGTGCCGGTCCGGCTCTACTCGGCCACTGAGAACCACGACGTCCAGTTCCGTCAGGTCCACCGGGCCGACGGTGGCCGGATCCGGTATCGACGCGTGTGCGCGATCGACGGCGAGGAGGTGTCGTATGACGACATCGCCAAGGGCTACGAGACGCAGGACGGCGCGATGGTCGTGCTCACCGACGACGACCTGGCCGACCTGCCGATCAGCACCAGCAAAGAGATCGCGGTCGACAAGTTCGTGCCGAGCGACCAGATCGACCCGCTCTATCTGGACAAGTGTTACTACCTCGAGCCTGACGCGTCGGCGGTGAAGCCGTACGTCCTGTTGCGTGAGGCGCTGACGGACACCGACCGGGTCGCTCTTGTCACGGTGTCGTTGCGCACCCGTATGACGGTGGCCTTGTTGCGCGTGCGCGGCGAGGTCATCGTGCTGCAGACGCTGCTGTGGCCCGACGAGGTGCGACCGCAGGAGTTCGACGTGCTCGACGAGGACGACACCGAGGTCAAGCCCGCCGAGTTGTCGATGGCGCATCTGCTGGTGGAGTCACTCGCCGGCGACTACGACCCCCACGACTATGTCGACGACTATGAGGAGGCGGTCAAGCAGGTCGTCGAGGCCAAGCTTGCCGGCGGCGAGGTTGCCGTGGCGCCAGAGCCGGAAGACGACGGTGGCGAGGTGCTGGACCTGCTCGCGGCCCTCCAACAAAGCGTCGACCGCGCCAAAAAAGCGCGCGGTGAGTCCGACGACGACGAGGCGGAGCAGAAGCCGACGTCGGAGGCAAAAGCTGCGACGAAGAGCGGGAAGGGCAAAAAGCGAAAAGCCGGTTGA
- a CDS encoding DNA ligase, translated as MRPMLATPVEAVPPGPGWQHEVKWDGMRALVEVRGSTVRVFSRTEREVTPAFPELCGPDSGITGYADLLLDGEVVVMGPDGRPSFATLAERFHLTDAAAAARMAVAAPVCLMVFDVLRAMNRPTTAMRLSDRRHLVEGLGLSGPHVRTPPVFDDGAALITATAQHRFEGVVSKRLGSTYQPGRRSGDWRKTVHRATGSFVVCGWLPERTSSRLGSVHLATPTASGGLAYRGLVGSGLAGRAGESLRAQLVALGVDNSPFTDPVPPEALRDAHWVRPELIADIEFHGVTAGERLRQPTWRGLRADLTTADLIELEG; from the coding sequence ATGCGACCGATGCTTGCCACCCCCGTGGAGGCGGTGCCGCCCGGTCCGGGCTGGCAACACGAGGTCAAATGGGACGGCATGCGCGCCCTCGTCGAGGTGCGCGGCTCCACTGTTCGGGTGTTCTCACGCACCGAACGCGAGGTGACGCCGGCCTTTCCGGAACTGTGCGGCCCCGACTCCGGGATCACCGGGTATGCCGATCTGCTGCTCGACGGCGAGGTGGTCGTCATGGGCCCGGACGGGCGGCCGTCGTTCGCGACGCTGGCCGAGCGCTTCCACCTCACCGACGCGGCAGCAGCGGCACGTATGGCGGTGGCAGCGCCGGTCTGCCTGATGGTCTTCGATGTGCTGCGTGCGATGAACCGCCCCACCACGGCGATGCGGCTGAGCGATCGGCGGCATCTCGTGGAGGGGCTTGGCCTGTCCGGTCCACACGTGCGGACGCCACCGGTCTTCGACGACGGCGCGGCGTTGATCACCGCGACCGCGCAGCACCGCTTCGAGGGCGTGGTGTCTAAACGACTGGGCTCGACATACCAACCCGGCCGTCGTAGCGGCGACTGGCGCAAGACGGTGCACCGTGCGACCGGGTCGTTCGTGGTGTGCGGATGGCTGCCCGAACGCACCAGCAGCCGTCTGGGGTCGGTGCACCTGGCCACACCGACCGCAAGCGGCGGGCTCGCCTACCGTGGATTGGTCGGATCGGGCCTGGCCGGCCGGGCCGGAGAAAGTCTGCGCGCGCAGCTGGTGGCTCTCGGGGTCGACAACTCGCCGTTCACCGATCCTGTGCCACCCGAAGCGCTGCGGGACGCCCACTGGGTGCGGCCGGAGCTCATTGCCGACATCGAGTTCCACGGGGTCACCGCAGGCGAGCGGCTGCGACAACCCACGTGGCGGGGCCTGCGCGCCGATCTCACCACGGCCGATCTGATCGAACTGGAGGGGTGA
- the ligD gene encoding non-homologous end-joining DNA ligase — MPQQPRDGTSLTVAVGGRRLSVSNLDKILYPATETTKGEIMSYYATVAQPFLAGLAGRPVTRVRFPHGVSDLSFFEKNLPPGAPDWLDRVELDSPGSRGSGGTVTYPLVNDLAQLTYLVNLASLEFHVPQWRVGPDGPMPPDRLVIDLDPGAPAGLVEAARLALVIRDELARQGLHRTVPVTSGSKGMQVYAALDGSRTSEEIRDLARELAQTLTAQRPDQVVWKMTRSIRPGRVLLDWSQNTAAKTTIAVYSTRGRDRPTVAAPRSWTDIESGLSGDELKQLDINEVMSQLSAVGDLFASGLADHD; from the coding sequence ATGCCGCAGCAGCCGAGAGACGGCACGAGCCTGACGGTGGCAGTCGGCGGACGCCGGCTGAGCGTGTCCAACCTGGACAAGATCCTGTACCCCGCGACCGAGACCACCAAGGGCGAGATCATGAGCTACTACGCCACGGTGGCGCAGCCCTTCCTCGCCGGTCTCGCCGGCCGACCGGTGACCCGGGTGCGCTTCCCGCACGGTGTGTCGGATCTGTCGTTTTTCGAGAAGAACCTCCCGCCGGGCGCTCCGGACTGGCTGGACAGGGTTGAGTTGGACTCACCCGGCTCGCGCGGCTCGGGCGGCACGGTGACCTATCCGCTGGTCAACGATCTCGCTCAGCTCACCTACCTGGTCAACCTGGCGTCGCTGGAATTCCACGTACCGCAGTGGCGAGTGGGGCCGGACGGGCCGATGCCACCGGATCGCCTGGTGATCGACCTCGATCCGGGAGCCCCGGCCGGTCTGGTCGAAGCCGCGCGCCTCGCTCTCGTCATACGTGACGAATTGGCGCGGCAAGGGCTTCACCGCACCGTTCCGGTGACATCGGGCAGCAAGGGAATGCAGGTGTATGCCGCATTGGACGGTTCTCGCACGAGTGAGGAAATTCGGGATCTGGCGCGCGAGTTGGCGCAGACGCTCACTGCACAGCGCCCGGATCAGGTTGTCTGGAAGATGACGCGCTCGATCCGGCCGGGGCGGGTATTACTGGACTGGTCACAAAATACGGCGGCCAAGACAACCATCGCGGTGTATTCCACTCGAGGCCGCGACCGGCCGACAGTTGCGGCGCCGCGCTCATGGACCGACATCGAGAGCGGTCTCTCCGGCGACGAATTGAAACAACTCGACATCAATGAGGTGATGTCGCAGTTGTCTGCGGTGGGCGATCTGTTCGCTTCCGGACTCGCCGATCATGACTGA